The proteins below are encoded in one region of Oncorhynchus nerka isolate Pitt River linkage group LG15, Oner_Uvic_2.0, whole genome shotgun sequence:
- the LOC135560369 gene encoding Golgi apparatus membrane protein TVP23 homolog A-like, with translation MKQGGLVDDTEDVELDFSTEEEEQRALRGVKIRHPLASFLHLFFRVAAIVTYLLCDWFTKSFTSCFIMIITLLSCDFWSVKNVTGRLLVGLRWWNQIDEDGRSLWVFEDSKSSPQAGGTEVEARIFWSGLIICPLIWTGFFFTTLFCLNTDWLVLVVASISLQGANLYGYLRCKNGGQEVPPTSPSSFLQGQHFLQRPDIISRML, from the exons ATGAAACAG GGTGGTCTCGTGGACGACACGGAGGATGTGGAGTTGGATTTCAGTACCGAGGAGGAGGAACAGCGAGCGCTCAGGGGGGTAAAGATCCG ACACCCCCTCGCCTCCTTCCTGCACCTGTTCTTCCGAGTGGCTGCCATAGTAACCTACCTGCTCTGTGATTGGTTCACCAAGAGCTTTACTTCCTGCTTCATTATGATCATCACTCTGCTGTCCTGTGACTTCTGGTCCGTTaag AATGTGACAGGCAGGTTGTTGGTGGGTCTGCGATGGTGGAACCAGATCGATGAGGATGGGAGGAGCCTCTGGGTGTTTGAGGACAGCAAG tcttCTCCCCAGGCCGGTGGTACGGAGGTGGAGGCCAGGATCTTTTGGTCGGGTCTGATCATCTGTCCTCTCATCTGGACCGGCTTCTTCTTCACGACCCTGTTCTGTCTGAACACAGACTggctg gtgtTGGTGGTAGCCAGTATCTCTCTCCAGGGGGCTAATCTCTATGGTTACCTGCGCTGCAAGAACGGCGGACAGGAAGTCCCACCCacatccccttcctccttcctgcAGGGACAGCACTTCCTCCAGCGg CCTGATATCATCTCCAGAATGCTGTGA